The region GTCTATTGAACCATTTTCTAAATTTCTAAAATTCAAATAACTGATATTAGATATTTTCAATACAGCACCTCAAACTATTCTACAACATAAACTTTATCAAAGATTTCAACCTTGTACTCAGGATAAATTTTTCTTCCTCTTCTTATTTCTACCTCATCATTTACCTTAACTTTCCCATCTAAAATAACTTGTTTTGCTTGAGAACCACTATCTACAACAGCAAGCCATTTTAAAAATTGGTCAAGTTTAATAAATTCTGTTGATATTTTTACTTTTTCTATATTTTTCATAATTCACTTCCTTATAAAAGCCTGTCTTATAGTTTATCATATTTTTTGTTATTTGTCATTTCTGTTTGCTTCTTCAAGTATTTCTTGATATTCATTTTTTAAAATTTCCATTATAGTAGCACCTA is a window of Fusobacterium simiae DNA encoding:
- the yaaA gene encoding S4 domain-containing protein YaaA encodes the protein MKNIEKVKISTEFIKLDQFLKWLAVVDSGSQAKQVILDGKVKVNDEVEIRRGRKIYPEYKVEIFDKVYVVE